Part of the Bacillus cabrialesii genome is shown below.
AGATTTTAGATGAAGTTTGCGGAGTTAAGCCGCGTTTCTTCAACTGAATCAGAATTCCTGTAATCCAGAAAATACCGATTGTTACGTGAGTTCCGTGAGTTCCAAGTAGTACAAAGAATCCAGACCAGAACGCACTTGTACCGAGAGATGCTCCTTCATGCACATAGTGGACAAACTCGTTGATCTCGCAACCGACAAAGCCGGCGCCGAGAAGAAGAGTGATAATTGTCCAAATGACTACGCCTTTTAAACTTCCGCGGCGCATTTCATGAACAGCGATCCCGCAGGTAAAGCTGCTGATAAGCAGCAAGAACGTCATAATCATTACCAGATTGACTTCAAACAGTTCGTCCGGTAAGACACCTCCTGCTGTTCTGTTTTGAAGAACGAAGAAGGTTGCAAATAGTGTTGAGAACAACACAATTTCTGCCCCTAAAAAGATCCAAAACCCGAGAATATTAAGTCTGCCGGTTTCAGATTGATATTCCATAGGCGCGTTAGAATTGCCGTGTTCTGCATGTTCCATAACTCACGCCTCCTTATTCGGAAATCTTTCTTTCCGTCTCTTTTATTTCATCAACACTAACGTAGTAGCCGTTGTCGTATTCGAATGAACGCAGAACCATGCAGAGCAGGACTCCGATCAATCCGACTACGCCCATCCAGTACCATTCAAAGACAAGTCCAAAGCCGGCGAGACCGAAGGCAACAGACATAAAGAACGGTCTGCCTGAGTTGCTTGGCATATGGATTTTCTTGAATTTGCTTTCAGGGTATAATTCAGTTTTTTCTTCTTTCATATGCAGGAATGCATCTTGAGATTTGACTTCAGGAAGCACCGCAAAGTTGTAATGCGGCGGAATCGCAGAAGAAGTCGCCCAATCAAGCGTACGTCCCACACCCCATGAATCTCCGCTGATTTCACGAGTAGAGTAGCGGAAGCTGTAGTAGATGTTATAGCAAAGGATTAAGAATCCTACACCCATCATGAAAGCTCCGACAGTTGAGATAAAGTTCAATGTTGTCCAGCCGTCGTTTGGTCCGTATGTGTAAATACGGCGAGGCATGCCTTGAAGCCCCAAGAAATATTGAGGGAAGAAACATACATTGAAACCGATCATAAAGATCCAGAAGAACCATTTTCCGATTCTTTCGTTCAGCTTGTGGCCGAACATTTTTGGATACCAGAAAATAAATCCGGCAAAACAAGCAAATACAGTACCCGCGATCAGCACATAGTGGAAGTGAGATACGAGGAAGTACGTATTATGGTATTGATAATCCGCTGCTGCCATCGCAAGCATAACCCCTGTAACCCCGCCGATAACGAAGTTAGGAATGAACGCAAGCGCCCACAGCATAGGCGTTGTAAAGCTGATTCGGCCTTTATACATCGTAAAGAGCCAGTTAAAGATTTTAACCCCGGTCGGGATTGAGATTGCCATTGTCGTAATTGAGAAGAATGAGTTAACGGACGCACTGTTCCCCATTGTGAAGAAGTGGTGGGTCCAAACTAAGAAACTCAATACGGAGATGGCGATAATAGAACCAACCATCGCTTTGTAACCAAACAATTGCTTTCTTGCAAAGCTTGAGATGATCTCTGAGAAAATACCGAACGCCGGAAGAATAACGATATATACTTCAGGATGTCCCCAAATCCAGAACAAGTTAGCCCAAAGCATCGGCATACCGCCTGCTTCCAGTGTGAAAAAGTGAGCTCCGAACAAACGATCAAATGATAAAAGTGCTAAAGCTACCGTAAGTACAGGGAACGCAAACACGATAATAACCATTGTGATCAGTGTTGTCCATGTGAACATCGGCATACGCATTAATGTCATGCCTTTTGTTCTCATTTTTAAGATTGTTACCATAAAGTTGATCCCTGTCATCAGCGTACCGATACCGGCAATCTGAAGTCCGAGGAGGTAGTAGTTCTCACCCGGCCCAGGGCTCATGTCGTTACTTGCAAGCGGCATGTAACTCGTCCAGCCTGCGTTCGGAGAACCTCCGATAACGAAAGAAATATTGAAAAGCATCGCCCCTACGAAGAACGTCCAGAAGCT
Proteins encoded:
- the qoxC gene encoding cytochrome aa3 quinol oxidase subunit III, which gives rise to MEHAEHGNSNAPMEYQSETGRLNILGFWIFLGAEIVLFSTLFATFFVLQNRTAGGVLPDELFEVNLVMIMTFLLLISSFTCGIAVHEMRRGSLKGVVIWTIITLLLGAGFVGCEINEFVHYVHEGASLGTSAFWSGFFVLLGTHGTHVTIGIFWITGILIQLKKRGLTPQTSSKIFISSLYWHFLDVVWIFIFTGVYLMGLGGL
- the qoxB gene encoding cytochrome aa3 quinol oxidase subunit I; this translates as MKLKWDEFFVTGDPLILGAQVSIALSTIAIIVVLTYFKKWKWLWSEWITTVDHKKLGIMYIISAVIMLFRGGVDGLMMRAQLALPNNSFLDSNHYNEIFTTHGTIMIIFMAMPFLIGLINVVVPLQIGARDVAFPYLNNLSFWTFFVGAMLFNISFVIGGSPNAGWTSYMPLASNDMSPGPGENYYLLGLQIAGIGTLMTGINFMVTILKMRTKGMTLMRMPMFTWTTLITMVIIVFAFPVLTVALALLSFDRLFGAHFFTLEAGGMPMLWANLFWIWGHPEVYIVILPAFGIFSEIISSFARKQLFGYKAMVGSIIAISVLSFLVWTHHFFTMGNSASVNSFFSITTMAISIPTGVKIFNWLFTMYKGRISFTTPMLWALAFIPNFVIGGVTGVMLAMAAADYQYHNTYFLVSHFHYVLIAGTVFACFAGFIFWYPKMFGHKLNERIGKWFFWIFMIGFNVCFFPQYFLGLQGMPRRIYTYGPNDGWTTLNFISTVGAFMMGVGFLILCYNIYYSFRYSTREISGDSWGVGRTLDWATSSAIPPHYNFAVLPEVKSQDAFLHMKEEKTELYPESKFKKIHMPSNSGRPFFMSVAFGLAGFGLVFEWYWMGVVGLIGVLLCMVLRSFEYDNGYYVSVDEIKETERKISE